GAGCTTGCTATCGTATTTGGTCGTACCAAACGCCGTGTAGATGAATTGACTCGTGGACTTAAAATTCGTGGCTTCCGTGCAGAAGGAATTCATGGTGACTTAGACCAAAATAAACGTCTTCGTGTCCTTCGTGATTTTAAAAATGGGAATCTTGATGTTCTAGTTGCGACAGACGTGGCAGCACGTGGTTTGGATATCTCAGGTGTGACCCATGTCTACAACTACGATATTCCACAAGACCCTGAAAGTTACGTTCACCGTATCGGTCGTACAGGTCGTGCTGGTAAGTCAGGTCAATCTATTACTTTCGTAGCACCAAATGAAATGGGTTACCTTCAAATCATCGAAAACTTGACTAAGAAACGCATGAAAGGCTTGAAACCAGCAACAGCAGAAGAAGCCTTCCAAGCTAAGAAACAAGTAGCGCTCAAGAAAATCGAACGAGACTTCGCAGACGAAGCCATTCGTGGGAACTTTGAAAAATTTGCTAAAGATGCTCGTAAATTGGCTGCAGAATTTAGTCCAGAAGAATTGGCTATGTATATCTTGAGTCTGACTGTCCAAGATCCAGACAGCCTTCCTGAAGTGGAGATTGCGCGTGAAAAACCACTGCCATTTAAACCATCAGGTAATGGATTCGGTGGCAAAGGTAAGGGAGGTCGTGGAGGCCGTCGTGGGGACGACCGTCGAGACCGTGATCGCCGCGGCAATGGTCGCCGTGATGACTTCAAGAAAGGCAGTCGCGGGAACGATCGTTTTGATAAAGACAGACGTTATCGTAATAAAGACAATAAAAAACCTCACAACACTTCAAGCGAAAAGAAAACCGGCTTTGTTATTCGTAACAAAGGAGACAAATAGAAAAAAGCGATTCACAGTGTGAATCGCTTTTATATATAAGGAGACCGATAGTAAAAGAAGATGGTGATAGTAAAGGATAGGTGAAACGGAAAGGGATTTATCATGTCATCTTCTTATAATATTATAATATAAAAAATAAAATAGGATGTCAATAAAAAAATCGCTTTTTTCTAAAATATTTTTGCTGTTCAAAATTGCAATTAAATAAGCAATTTTCAGATAATAATTGAAAATTCACGCTCTTTATGTTATAATGGTAGCGATTAAATGCGAGGTAAAAAATGGCACACTTATTAGAAAAAACAAGAAAAATTACTTCTATTTTGAAACGCTCAGAGGAGCAACTTCAAGATGAACTTCCTTACAATGCGATTACACGCCAGTTGGCAGATATTATTGATTGTAACGCTTGTATTGTGAATAGCAAGGGACGCCTTTTAGGCTACTTCATGCGTTATAAAACGAATACAGATCGTGTAGAGCAGTTTTTTCAAACTAAGATTTTTCCAGATGATTATATTCAAGGTGCAAACATGATCTATGATACGGAAGCCAACCTTCCTGTTGAACATGATTTGACCATTTTCCCTGTAGAGAGCCGTGCAGATTTTCCAGATGGTTTGACGACCATTGCTCCGATTCATGTATCAGGGATTCGCCTAGGTTCGTTGATCATTTGGCGCAATGATAAGAAATTTGAAGATGAAGATTTGATTCTTGTTGAGATTGCGAGCACGGTGGTAGGGATTCAACTGCTGAACTTCCAACGTGAAGAGGATGAGAAAAATATTCGCCGTCGTACTGCTGTTACCATGGCGGTTAATACCCTTTCCTATTCAGAACTTCGTGCCGTATCAGCTATTTTAGCTGAGTTGGATGGAAATGAAGGGCAGCTGACTGCATCAGTTATTGCAGATCGTATTGGCATTACGCGCTCAGTGATTGTCAATGCGCTTCGTAAATTGGAGTCGGCGGGAATTATTGAGAGTCGTTCATTAGGAATGAAGGGGACTTATCTCAAAGTTCTAATTGGTGATATTTTTGAGGAAGTGAAAAAGAGGGACTACTAATGACAAAGGCTTTAATCTCGATTGACTATACAGAGGATTTCGTAGCAGACCATGGAAAGCTAACTGCTGGAGCACCTGCTCAAGCAATATCAAAAGCCATTGATCAGGTAACCAGATTAGCTTTTGAGCGTGGGGACTATGTCTTTTTTACCATTGATGCTCATGAGGAGAAGGATACATTCCACCCAGAAAGCAAGCTTTTTCCACCGCACAACATCATCGGAACTAGTGGGCGTAACCTTTATGGCCCCCTAGCTGATTTTTATGCTGAGCATGAGGCGGATAGTCGTGTCTTTTGGATGGACAAGCGTCACTATTCAGCATTTTCAGGAACGGACTTAGATATCCGTTTGCGGGAACGTCGGGTTGATACTGTTATCTTAACAGGTGTTTTGACGGATATTTGTGTTCTTCATACGGCTATTGATGCCTATAATTTAGGTTATCAAATCGAGATTGTCAAGCCTGCAGTTGCCTCTATTTGGCCAGAAAATCATCAGTTTGCTCTTGGTCATTTTAAGAATACTCTGGGAGCCAAATTGCTAGATGAAAATCTGTCTGAAATGAAAGAATGATTCCCTTGGAAAAATGAAAAAAATCTGAAAAAAGTGTTGACAAAGATTTTGAAAGTTGATATACTAGTAAAGTAATCGACGCGGGGATGGCGGAATTGGCAGACGCGCAGGACTAAGGATCCTGTGACCGCTTTAGGTCGTGAGGGTTCAAGTCCCTCTCTCCGCATAGGGTAAGAGTTAGCTTTGGCTAGCTCTTTTTGTTTTTACAAAGAAGACTAGAGGCTACGTTTCGTATATCGAAAAATATTGGCATCAAGAACAGTCATTGTATCAGAAAATTTAAACTGAGTTTTCCATTTCATCCTATCAAGAATTTTCTCAGACACAAGTCAGAAAATGAAGAACTTAGGAAATGGAAAATGCTAAGCTGAAAGACGGTGCCAGCATTTATAAAATGGAGTATATTTTTGATTGATAAAACGTATTCCATATGAGAAAAGTTAGTGTTCGCTAGCTTTTTTGTTTTTTTCAAAAAAATTTTTTGATTTCATAAACATTTCATATTTGGATTTTATAATAGTCTTACAAATATGGAGGTGACAAATGAATCCAATCCAAAGAGCTTGGGCTTATGTCAGCAGAAAACGACTGAGAAGTTTTATTTTATTTCTGATTTTATTTGTCCTTTTAGCAGGAATTTCAGCCTGTTTGACTCTGATGAAGTCCAACAAAACAGTAGAAACGAATCTTTACAAATCACTCAATACCTCTTTTTCTATTAAGAAGATAGAAAATGGTCAGACTTTTAAGTTGTCGGACTTATCATCCGTGAGCAAGATTAAGGGACTGGAAAATGTCTCTCCTGAACTCGAGACGGTCGCAAAACTGAAAGACAAGGAAGCGGTGAGTGGTGAGCAGAGCGTCGAACGTGATGACTTGTCAGCTGCAGACAAGAATTTAGTTAGCTTAACAGCTCTTGAGGATTCATCCAAGGATGTTACCTTTACTAGTTCGGCTTTCAATCTAAAAGAAGGCCGACACCTTCAAAAAGGGGATTCCAAGAAAATCCTGATCCACGAAGAGTTGGCTAAGAAGAACGGTCTTTCGCTTCATGACAAGATTCGCTTGGATGCTGGTCAGTCAGAATCTGGAAAAGGACAGACAGTTGAGTTTGAAATTGTCGGTATCTTTTCTGGTAAGAAACAAGAAAAATTCACAGGCTTGTCTTCTGACTTCAGTGAAAACCAAGTCTTTACAGACTACGAAAGTAGCCAAACCCTTTTGGGAAATGGTGAACCACAAGTCAGTGCAGCCCGCTTCTATGTAGAAAATCCTAAGGAAATGGACGGACTCATGAAGCAGGTGGAAACCTTGGCTTTGGAAAGTCAAGGTTACCAAGTTGAGAAGGAAAACAAGGCCTTTGAACAAATCAAAGACTCAGTGGCAACCTTCCAAACCTTCCTCACCATCTTCCTTTATGGGATGTTGATAGCTGGAGCAGGAGCTTTGATTTTGGTCTTGTCTCTCTGGTTGAGAGAAAGGGTCTACGAAGTGGGGATTCTTCTGGCACTTGGAAAAGGCAAGAGCTCGATCTTCCTCCAGTTCTGTTTAGAGGTAGTTTTGGTATCACTTGGAGCTTTGCTTCCAGCATTTGTTGCAGGAAATGCCGTTACATCCTATCTGCTCCAAACTGTCCTAGCCAGTGGAGATCAGGCAAGCTTACAGGACACGCTGGCCAAAGCAAGCGGTCTATTAACTAGTCTCCTATCCTTTGCAGAATCCTATGTCTTTCTGCTCTTGATTGGTTGCTTGTCTGTAGCCCTTTGTTTCCTATTCTTATTTAGAAAATCGCCTAAGGAAATTTTATCATCTATTAGTTAATACTCTTCGAAAATCAAATTTAATCCGTGTTAGCTTTATCTGCAACCTCAAAGCTGTGCTTTGAGCAACCTGCGGCTAGCTTCCTAGTTTAATCTTTGATTTTCATTGAGTATAAGAAGGAGAAATCATGACTTTATTACAATTGCAAGATGTTACCTACCGTTATAAGAACACTGCTGAAGCAGTTTTATATCAGATCAAGTATAATTTTGAACCTGGAAAATTTTATAGTATCATTGGTGAGTCAGGAGCAGGAAAATCCACTCTCTTGTCCCTACTGGCTGGTCTAGATAGCCCTGTTGAAGGTTCTATCCTTTTCCAAGGAGAGGACATTCGGAATAAGGGATATTCTTATCATCGCATGCACCATATTTCCCTGGTCTTTCAAAATTATAATTTGATTGATTACCTTTCTCCGCTGGAAAATATCCGCTTGGTCAACAAAAAGGCCAGCAAGGATACTCTTCTTGAACTTGGTCTGGATGAAAGCCAGATCAAGCGGAATGTTCTCCAGTTATCAGGTGGGCAACAACAACGTGTTGCCATTGCTCGCAGTTTGGTCTCAGAAGCTCCAGTTATTCTAGCTGATGAGCCAACAGGAAATCTGGACCCTAAAACTGCTGGAGATATTATCGAACTGCTCAAATCACTTGCCGAGAAAACAGGTAAATGTGTGATCGTCGTCACCCACAGTAAAGAAGTGGCACAAGCGTCAGATATTACACTTGAATTGAAGGATAAGAAACTGACTGAAACTCGCAATACTACAAAATAAGATGAGCTTGTTTTGATAGAATTATGAAATCAAATCTAGAAAGGGAACCTATGTTACACAACGCATTTGCCTATGTTACAAGGAAGTTTTTCAAATCGATTGTTATCTTCCTGATTATTCTCCTCATGGCGAGCTTGAGTTTGGTCGGCTTGTCGATCAAGGGAGCTACTGCCAAGGCTTCTCAGGAGACATTTAAAAATATCACCAATAGCTTCTCCATGCAAATCAATCGTCGCGTCAATCAAGGAACGCCACGTGGTTCTGGGAATATCAAGGGTGAGGATATCAAAAAAATCACCGAAAACAAGGCCATCGAGTCTTATGTTAAACGCATCAACGCCATCGGGGATTTGACTGGATATGAACTCATCGAAACGCCAGAAACCAAGAAAAATCTCACTGCAGACCGTGCCAAACGGTTTGGAAGCAGTTTGATGATTACAGGTGTCAATGACTCCTCTAAAGAAGATAAGTTTGTCTCTGGCTCATATAAGCTGGTTGAAGGTGAGCACCTGACCAACGATGATAAGGACAAGATCCTCATGCATAAGGACTTGGCAGCCAAACATGGCTGGAAAGTTGGAGATAAGGTCAAATTGGACTCTAATGTCTATGATGCAGACAATGAAAAAGGTGCCAAGGAAACAGTCGAAGTGACAATCAAGGGGCTCTTTGATGGTCACAATAAGTCAGCAGTAACCTATTCACAAGAACTCTATGAAAATACAGCTATCACAGACATTCACACAGCTGCAAAACTTTATGGATACACAGAAGACACAGCTATTTATGGGGATGCAACCTTCTTTGTAACAGCAGACAAGAACTTGGATGACGTCATGAAAGAGTTGAATGGTATCAGTGGTATCAACTGGAAGAGCTACACACTTGTGAAGAGCTCCTCTAACTACCCAGCTCTAGAGCAATCCATCTCTGGTATGTACAAGATGGCCAACCTCCTCTTCTGGGGTAGCTTGAGCTTCTCAGTTCTTCTCCTTGCACTCTTGCTCAGCCTTTGGATCAATGCTCGTCGCAAGGAAGTGGGAATTCTCCTCTCTATCGGTCTCAAGCAGGCAAGTATCTTGGGGCAATTCATCACCGAATCTATCCTGATCGCCATCCCTGCTCTCGTTTCGGCTTACTTCCTAGCCAACTACACAGCTCGAGCAATCGGAAATACTGTTCTTGCCAATGTCACTTCAGGTGTTGCCAAGCAAGCCAGCAAGGCTGCTCAAGCCTCTAATCTTGGTGGTGGTGCAGAAGTAGATGGCTTTAGCAAGACCTTGTCGAGCTTAGATATTTCCATTCAGACATCAGACTTTATCATCGTCTTTGTCCTTGCTCTGGTTCTAGTGGTTCTCGTTATGGCTCTTGCCTCAAGCAATCTCCTCAGAAAACAACCAAAAGAGCTCTTGCTCGATAGCGAATAAAAAACTTGCTACCTATTCTCCCCTAAATGGGGTATAATATAGGTAGCATTTTTATCTGTTTTGTCTTGATAAGGACTCTTCGAAAATCTCTTCAAACCACGTCAGCTTCACCTAGCCGTATATATGTTACTGACTTCGTCAGTTCTATCTACAACCTCAAAGTAGTACTTTGAGCAACCTGCGGCTAGCTTCCTAGTTTGCTCTTTGATTTTCATTGAGTATAAAGCTCTTTCCTATCAGGATGAAACAGAGAAGATTTACAAGAAATTTAAAGGAATGTGAAACGTTTTTCTATGAAAATTTTAATTGTAGAAGATGAAGAGATGATCCGTGAGGGGATCAGTGATTATTTGGCGGATTGTGGTTATGAAACCGTTGAAGCAGCAGATGGTCAGGAAGCTCTGGAAAAATTTTCCAGCTATGAAGTTGCTCTAGTACTGCTGGATATCCAGATGCCCAAGCTCAATGGTTTAGAAGTCCTAGCTGAGATTCGTAAGACCAGTCAGGTTCCTGTCTTGATGCTGACTGCCTTTCAGGATGAGGAATATAAGATGAGTGCTTTTGCTTCGCTAGCAGATGGCTATCTGGAAAAACCCTTCTCCCTCTCCCTCTTAAAAGTGAGGGTAGACGCGATTTTCAAGCGCTACTACGATACGGGACGAATCTTCTCCTATAAGGATACCAAGGTGGATTTTGAGAGCTATAGTGCAAGCATAGCAGGTCAAGAAATAGCCATCAATGCCAAAGAGTTGGAAATTTTGGACTATCTGGTAAAAAATGAAGGACGGGCTTTGACTCGATCTCAGATAATCGATGCCGTTTGGAAGGTGACAGATGAGGTTCCCTTTGACCGTGTTATTGATGTTTATATCAAGGAACTACGGAAAAAGCTAGACTTGGATTGTATCCTCACTGTGCGCAATGTTGGTTATAAATTGGAGCGAAAATGAAACGAACAGGTTTATTTACAAAGATATTTATCTATACCTTCTCAATTTTTAGTGTTCTGGTTATTTGCCTTCATTTAGCTATTTATTTTCTTTTTCCTTCGACTTATCTGAGCCATCGTCAGGAAACCATTGGTCAGAAAGCGACAGCCATTTCCCAGTCCCTAGAAGGAAAGGATAGGCAAAGTATCGAGCAAGTGTTAGAATTGTATTCCCAGACTAGTGATATCAAGGGGGCCGTCAAGGGAGAGATGACCGAGGACAAGTTAGAAGTCAAGGACAGTCTTCCTCTGGATACAGACCGCCAGACTACCTCTCTCTTTATCGAGGAGCGTGAGGTGAAAACGCAAGATGGTAGCACCATGACTCTGCAATTTCTAGCTTCGATGGATTTGCAAAAGGAAGCAGAGCAAATTAGCCTCCAGTTTCTTCCCTATACCTTGCTGGCATCGTTTTTGATTTCCCTCTTGGTAGCCTACATCTACGCTCGAACCATTGTTGCCCCGATTTTGGAAATCAAGCGGGTAACCCGTCGGATGATGGATCTGGATGCTCAAGTGCGATTGCGCGTGGATTCCAAGGATGAGATTGGTGATCTCAAGGAACAAATCAATAGCCTTTACCAGCATCTCTTAACAGTTATTGCCGATTTGCATGAGAAAAATGAAGCCATTCTCCAGCTGGAAAAGATGAAGGTCGAGTTCTTACGAGGGGCCTCTCATGAATTGAAAACACCCCTGGCTAGTTTGAAAATCCTAATCGAAAATATGAAAGAGAATATCGGTCGTTACAAGGATAGGGACCACTATCTGGGAGTAGCTTTGGGGATTGTGGATGACCTCAGTCACCACGTTCTTCAGATACTTTCTCTTTCTTCTGTTCAAGAATTACGAGAGGAGAAGGAGAACATTGACCTACTCCAGATGACGCAAACTCTGGTTAAGGATTATGCTTTGTTAGCTAAGGAAAGAAAAGTTCAGATAGAGATTAGCCTGACCCATCAGCAGGCTTACATAAACCCATCTGTGATGAAACTGATCCTATCTAATATCATCAGCAATGCTATCAAGCACTCCATTCCAGGGGGCTTGGTTCGTATCGGAGAGAGAGAAGGGGACATCTATATCGAGAATAGCTGTAGTCCAGAAGAACAAGAAAAATTGGCCCAGTCTTTTTCTGGCAATGCTAGTCGCAAGGCCAAGGGTTCAGGAATGGGACTCTTTGTGGTCAAAAGTTTATTAGAACACGAGAATTTATCTTATCATTTTGAGATGCAAGATGATCGTTTGACCTTCTTCATGTCTTATCCTAAAATAGCCCAAGATTAAGAGAAGAAAGGGTTTGCATATATTGAGCTATAAGAAATTCAATCTAAAGCATGGGAAAAACTAGCTTTTTTTGTCAAAAAGTGATAAAATGAACAATGTAAATGGGATGTCCCAAAAAATATATAGGAGGCCTGACAAATGGCAATCGTTTCAGCAGAAAAATTTGTCCAAGCAGCTCGTGACAACGGTTATGCAGTTGGTGGATTTAACACAAACAATCTTGAGTGGACTCAAGCTATCTTGCGTGCAGCAGAAGCTAAAAAAGCTCCAGTTTTGATCCAAACTTCTATGGGTGCTGCGAAATACATGGGCGGTTACAAAGTATGTAAACTTCTCATCGAAAACCTTGTAGAATCAATGGGAATTACTGTACCAGTTGCTATTCACCTTGACCATGGTCATTATGAAGATGCACTTGAATGTATCCGAGTTGGTTATACTTCAGTTATGTTTGACGGTTCACACCTTCCAGTTGAAGAAAACCTTGAAAAAGCTCGTAAAGTTGTAGAATTTGCCCATGCAAACGGCGTATCAGTAGAAGCTGAAGTTGGTACTATCGGTGGTGAAGAAGACGGAATCATTGGTGATGGCGAATTGGCTCCAATTGAAGATGCTAAAGCAATGGTTGCAACTGGTATTGACTTCTTGGCAGCTGGTATTGGTAACATCCACGGTCCTTACCCAGCAAACTGGAAAGGTCTTCACCTTGATCACTTGCAAAAATTGACAGAAGCAGTTCCAGGCTTCCCAATCGTATTGCATGGTGGTTCAGGTATTCCTGATGACCAAATCCAAGCAGCTATCAAACTTGGTGTTGCGAAAGTTAACGTTAACACTGAATGCCAAATCGCATTTGCTAACGCAACTCGTAAATTTGTTGCTGAATACGAAGCAAACGAAGCAGAATACGATAAGAAGAAACTCTTTGACCCACGTAAATTCTTGAAACCAGGTTTCGAAGCAATTACAGAAGCTGTTGAAGAACGTATCGACGTATTCGGTTCAGAAGGTAAAGCTTAATCTGGCTGAACAATACAGAAAGAACCTGCCCATTGGGTGGGTTTTTTTGAGTGAATATATAGCTAATATACTGTAGAAGAAGCAATCTTAAGTTGCTAAAAGGTTCTATTTTTTGTACAATAATGCTATGAAAACACTAAAAAAATGTTGCCTTGGCTTTATTAGTTTCATTCTTTTGTTTTTAGTAGCTACATTTATCTTTCACTGTATTAGTTTAGAAAAGGAACAAGCCTCCTTAACACCTATGGGGCAAACTGTTCTTGTCAATGGTCATCAAATGAATATTTACGTTCAAGGTAAAGGATCTGAGACGATAGTATTTCTTTCAGGTGCTGGAATTGCTTCTCCGATCTTGGACTTTAAGAATGTGTCGATTCCTTATCGAAAAGATACAAGGTAGTCATCGTGGAGCGAGCTGGCTATGGTTATAGTGAGGATAGTAATCAATCTAGAGATGTGATGGAGGTTCTTTCTGAAACTCGTCAAGCCTTGTCACAGGCTAATCTTTCAGGTCCATTTATCATCATATCTCATTCCATGGCCAGTCTTGAGAGTCTGGCTTGGCAGGAAAAATATCCTGATGAAGTGAAAGCCTTGATTGGTCTGGATTGGGCACTGCCGTCAAGTTATGAGGATTTAAAGAACAATCAAGCCTTGCTTACTGTGGCATTTTGGAGCAGTAAGATTGGCTTATTACGCTACTTCCCTGAGTCCTTTTATATAAAAAATCCAACTCTGATCGAAAGTGAACGAAAACAATATAAAAATTTAGCTTATAAGCAGTTGATGTCACAAGCTATGCTTCATGAATCCCAAACGGTAAAGGAAAATGCCAAGAAAGTTCCCTCTAGAATCAATCAGAAAATCCCTACCTTACTCCTGGTTTCTAACGGTCAAGATACAAGCTTTAGTCAATCTGAGTGGCAGCGCTACGCAGAGAAATTTGCTAGTGAACAGTCTAATGTGAAGGTCATCTATATGGATGCACCACACGACCTCTATCATTATCAAAGCGATGCTATTGTTTCTCGCATTAAAGAATTTTTAGAGAATAATTGAGGGCTTAAAAATCCATTGAGACTGATGATAATAATTGAAAGGTAGTGACTTATGAATAATTCTTATATTTTACTTAGACATGCTCATTCAAGATTTTCAAGTGATGATTTTAATAGAACTTTATCAGAAAAAGGATTTTCATCTCTTGACCAGTTAGAGTTTTTGAATTCTTTTAATATTGATTATTATTTTTCTAGTCCTTATAAACGAGCATTTGAAACGATTAATAGCTCGCCAATTCAATTTGATAAAATAGTTCTTGATAATAGGTTACGAGAGAGAAAATTATCTTCAACCTTTATAAAAGATTCTGAGTTTGAAGACAGTATTAAATATTTATGGCAAAATCCTAGTGAATCTCTTTCAGAAGGGGAATCAAATCAAGACGCACTAGCTAGAGTACTAAATTTTTTAATGGAATTGGAAGAGAGATACTCAGAAAAAACGATTTTACTTAGTTCACACGGGAATTTGATAGGAATACTACTAAATCACTTTGATTCCAGTTTTGATTATGAAAAATGGGAGCAAATGACCTTTCCAGATTGTTTTCTAATTGATAGAAATGGGATTGTGAAAAGAATTATGAAAGATTAGTTCTTTGATTAAATAGTGAATCATATTGATCAAAATAGTTTGCTTTTTACAATTCGTAACCTGCCCCTAAGGGCAGGTTTTTTGTGTTTTAAAGAAATTATCAAACAAGAATTTTTGATTCAAAAGTATTACATTAAGAGAGAAGTCTCTAATTTCACAATCTACAGGCAAACGCTTGCATTCCGTTTTTTATTGAACTATAATAGGTTGGTATAAAGTCTTTTGTAATAATAAAATGTAGAAGATTTAGAAGGTAAGGATTTAGAATATTTGTAGTCAAAAATACGATGTTTCTATTCCTTACGATAGGGAGAGAAATATGGCAATGATAGAAGTGGAACATCTCCAGAAAAATTTTGTGAAGACTGTTAAAGAACCGGGATTGAAGGGGGCTTTGCGCTCCTTTATTCATCCTGAAAAGCAGACCTTTGAAGCGGTCAAGGATTTGACTTTCGAAGTACCAAAGGGCCAAATTTTAGGCTTTATTGGAGCTAATGGTGCTGGGAAGTCGACAACTATTAAGATGCTGACAGGGATTTTAAAACCGACATCTGGTTTTTGTCGGATTAACGGCAAGATTCCGCAAGATAATCGCCAAGATTATGTTAAGGATATCGGGGTTGTCTTTGGACAACGTACCCAGCTATGGTGGGATTTGGCTCTGCAAGAGACCTATACGGTCTTGAAAGAGATTTACGATGTGCCAGATTCGCTTTTTCAGAAGCGCATGGATTTTTTGAATGAAGTCTTGGACTTGAAGGAATTTATCAAGGACCCCGTGCGAACTCTTTCACTGGGACAACGGATGCGGGCGGACATTGCGGCTTCCTTGCTTCACAATCCCAAGGTTCTCTTTTTAGATGAGCCGACTATTGGTCTGGATGTTTCTGTCAAGGATAACATTCGTCGAGCCATTACCCAGATTAATCAGGAGGAAGAAACAACCATCCTCTTGACCACTCATGACTTGAGTGATATTGAGCAACTTTGTGATCGGATTTTCATGATTGACAAGGGGCAGGAGATTTTTGATGGAACGGTGAGTCAACTCAAGGAAACCTTTGGCAAGATGAAGACTCTTTCCTTTGAATTGGTGCCAGGGCAAAGTCATCTCCTTTCTCACTATGAAGGCTTTCCTGATATGACTATTGATAGACAAGGGAATAGCCTTAATATTGAATTTGATAGTTCCTGCTACCAGTCAGCTGATAT
This genomic interval from Streptococcus oralis subsp. tigurinus contains the following:
- the vex3 gene encoding ABC transporter permease subunit Vex3 codes for the protein MLHNAFAYVTRKFFKSIVIFLIILLMASLSLVGLSIKGATAKASQETFKNITNSFSMQINRRVNQGTPRGSGNIKGEDIKKITENKAIESYVKRINAIGDLTGYELIETPETKKNLTADRAKRFGSSLMITGVNDSSKEDKFVSGSYKLVEGEHLTNDDKDKILMHKDLAAKHGWKVGDKVKLDSNVYDADNEKGAKETVEVTIKGLFDGHNKSAVTYSQELYENTAITDIHTAAKLYGYTEDTAIYGDATFFVTADKNLDDVMKELNGISGINWKSYTLVKSSSNYPALEQSISGMYKMANLLFWGSLSFSVLLLALLLSLWINARRKEVGILLSIGLKQASILGQFITESILIAIPALVSAYFLANYTARAIGNTVLANVTSGVAKQASKAAQASNLGGGAEVDGFSKTLSSLDISIQTSDFIIVFVLALVLVVLVMALASSNLLRKQPKELLLDSE
- the vncS gene encoding sensor histidine kinase VncS, which codes for MKRTGLFTKIFIYTFSIFSVLVICLHLAIYFLFPSTYLSHRQETIGQKATAISQSLEGKDRQSIEQVLELYSQTSDIKGAVKGEMTEDKLEVKDSLPLDTDRQTTSLFIEEREVKTQDGSTMTLQFLASMDLQKEAEQISLQFLPYTLLASFLISLLVAYIYARTIVAPILEIKRVTRRMMDLDAQVRLRVDSKDEIGDLKEQINSLYQHLLTVIADLHEKNEAILQLEKMKVEFLRGASHELKTPLASLKILIENMKENIGRYKDRDHYLGVALGIVDDLSHHVLQILSLSSVQELREEKENIDLLQMTQTLVKDYALLAKERKVQIEISLTHQQAYINPSVMKLILSNIISNAIKHSIPGGLVRIGEREGDIYIENSCSPEEQEKLAQSFSGNASRKAKGSGMGLFVVKSLLEHENLSYHFEMQDDRLTFFMSYPKIAQD
- a CDS encoding cysteine hydrolase family protein produces the protein MTKALISIDYTEDFVADHGKLTAGAPAQAISKAIDQVTRLAFERGDYVFFTIDAHEEKDTFHPESKLFPPHNIIGTSGRNLYGPLADFYAEHEADSRVFWMDKRHYSAFSGTDLDIRLRERRVDTVILTGVLTDICVLHTAIDAYNLGYQIEIVKPAVASIWPENHQFALGHFKNTLGAKLLDENLSEMKE
- a CDS encoding ABC transporter permease, producing MNPIQRAWAYVSRKRLRSFILFLILFVLLAGISACLTLMKSNKTVETNLYKSLNTSFSIKKIENGQTFKLSDLSSVSKIKGLENVSPELETVAKLKDKEAVSGEQSVERDDLSAADKNLVSLTALEDSSKDVTFTSSAFNLKEGRHLQKGDSKKILIHEELAKKNGLSLHDKIRLDAGQSESGKGQTVEFEIVGIFSGKKQEKFTGLSSDFSENQVFTDYESSQTLLGNGEPQVSAARFYVENPKEMDGLMKQVETLALESQGYQVEKENKAFEQIKDSVATFQTFLTIFLYGMLIAGAGALILVLSLWLRERVYEVGILLALGKGKSSIFLQFCLEVVLVSLGALLPAFVAGNAVTSYLLQTVLASGDQASLQDTLAKASGLLTSLLSFAESYVFLLLIGCLSVALCFLFLFRKSPKEILSSIS
- the vncR gene encoding response regulator transcription factor VncR, whose translation is MKILIVEDEEMIREGISDYLADCGYETVEAADGQEALEKFSSYEVALVLLDIQMPKLNGLEVLAEIRKTSQVPVLMLTAFQDEEYKMSAFASLADGYLEKPFSLSLLKVRVDAIFKRYYDTGRIFSYKDTKVDFESYSASIAGQEIAINAKELEILDYLVKNEGRALTRSQIIDAVWKVTDEVPFDRVIDVYIKELRKKLDLDCILTVRNVGYKLERK
- the vex2 gene encoding ABC transporter ATP-binding subunit Vex2; translated protein: MTLLQLQDVTYRYKNTAEAVLYQIKYNFEPGKFYSIIGESGAGKSTLLSLLAGLDSPVEGSILFQGEDIRNKGYSYHRMHHISLVFQNYNLIDYLSPLENIRLVNKKASKDTLLELGLDESQIKRNVLQLSGGQQQRVAIARSLVSEAPVILADEPTGNLDPKTAGDIIELLKSLAEKTGKCVIVVTHSKEVAQASDITLELKDKKLTETRNTTK
- a CDS encoding DEAD/DEAH box helicase, with amino-acid sequence MKFNEFNLSADLLAEIEKAGFVEASPIQEQTIPLALEGKDVIGQAQTGTGKTAAFGLPTLEKIRTEEATIQALVIAPTRELAVQSQEELFRFGRSKGVKVRSVYGGSSIEKQIKALKSGAHIVVGTPGRLLDLIKRKALKLHDIETLILDEADEMLNMGFLEDIEAIISRVPENRQTLLFSATMPDAIKRIGVQFMKDPEHVKIAAKELTTELVDQYYIRVKEQEKFDTMTRLMDVEQPELAIVFGRTKRRVDELTRGLKIRGFRAEGIHGDLDQNKRLRVLRDFKNGNLDVLVATDVAARGLDISGVTHVYNYDIPQDPESYVHRIGRTGRAGKSGQSITFVAPNEMGYLQIIENLTKKRMKGLKPATAEEAFQAKKQVALKKIERDFADEAIRGNFEKFAKDARKLAAEFSPEELAMYILSLTVQDPDSLPEVEIAREKPLPFKPSGNGFGGKGKGGRGGRRGDDRRDRDRRGNGRRDDFKKGSRGNDRFDKDRRYRNKDNKKPHNTSSEKKTGFVIRNKGDK
- the codY gene encoding GTP-sensing pleiotropic transcriptional regulator CodY, which codes for MAHLLEKTRKITSILKRSEEQLQDELPYNAITRQLADIIDCNACIVNSKGRLLGYFMRYKTNTDRVEQFFQTKIFPDDYIQGANMIYDTEANLPVEHDLTIFPVESRADFPDGLTTIAPIHVSGIRLGSLIIWRNDKKFEDEDLILVEIASTVVGIQLLNFQREEDEKNIRRRTAVTMAVNTLSYSELRAVSAILAELDGNEGQLTASVIADRIGITRSVIVNALRKLESAGIIESRSLGMKGTYLKVLIGDIFEEVKKRDY